Proteins encoded by one window of Carassius carassius chromosome 30, fCarCar2.1, whole genome shotgun sequence:
- the LOC132110800 gene encoding ubiquitin-conjugating enzyme E2 D2-like isoform X1, which yields MALKRIHKELNDLARDPPAQCSAGPVGDDVFHWQATIMGPNESPYQGGVFFLTIHFPTDYPFKPPKVAFTTRIYHPNINSNGSICLDILRSQWSPALTISKVLLSICSLLCDPNPDDPLVPEIARIYKTDTEKYNRMAKEWTEKYAMM from the exons ATGGCGCTTAAACGAATCCATAAG GAACTGAATGATTTGGCACGTGATCCTCCTGCACAGTGTTCAGCAGGTCCAGTGggggatgatg TGTTCCACTGGCAGGCAACAATCATGGGGCCG aatGAAAGTCCATATCAGGGTGGCGTTTTTTTCCTAACCATACACTTCCCAACAGATTACCCCTTCAAACCACCAAAG GTTGCATTTACTACAAGAATCTACCATCCCAACATAAACAGTAACGGCAGCATCTGTCTGGATATCCTCAGGTCCCAGTGGTCTCCTGCTCTTACTATTTCTAAAG TTCTGCTGTCCATCTGCTCACTCTTATGTGACCCCAATCCAGACGACCCTCTTGTGCCAGAGATTGCCCGAATCTATAAAACAGACACAGAGAA GTATAATAGAATGGCAAAGGAATGGACAGAGAAATATGCCATGATGTAG
- the LOC132110800 gene encoding ubiquitin-conjugating enzyme E2 D2-like isoform X2 — translation MALKRIHKELNDLARDPPAQCSAGPVGDDVFHWQATIMGPNESPYQGGVFFLTIHFPTDYPFKPPKVAFTTRIYHPNINSNGSICLDILRSQWSPALTISKVLLSICSLLCDPNPDDPLVPEIARIYKTDTEKYNRVAREWTQKYAM, via the exons ATGGCGCTTAAACGAATCCATAAG GAACTGAATGATTTGGCACGTGATCCTCCTGCACAGTGTTCAGCAGGTCCAGTGggggatgatg TGTTCCACTGGCAGGCAACAATCATGGGGCCG aatGAAAGTCCATATCAGGGTGGCGTTTTTTTCCTAACCATACACTTCCCAACAGATTACCCCTTCAAACCACCAAAG GTTGCATTTACTACAAGAATCTACCATCCCAACATAAACAGTAACGGCAGCATCTGTCTGGATATCCTCAGGTCCCAGTGGTCTCCTGCTCTTACTATTTCTAAAG TTCTGCTGTCCATCTGCTCACTCTTATGTGACCCCAATCCAGACGACCCTCTTGTGCCAGAGATTGCCCGAATCTATAAAACAGACACAGAGAA ATACAACAGAGTAGCGCGGGAATGGACTCAGAAATATGCCATGTGA